A section of the Oryza sativa Japonica Group chromosome 1, ASM3414082v1 genome encodes:
- the LOC9268703 gene encoding transcription initiation factor TFIID subunit 13 codes for MQNPGGHHASPASAAKSKSSTAAAASASGQGSSHHHHHHHSGGGGGGGGGADASATTLKRKRGVFQKDLQHMMYGFGDDPNPLPETVALVEDIVVEYVTDLVHKAQNVASKRGKLLTEDFLYLIRKDVRKLHRATELLSMNEELKQARKAFDVNEETLATNNE; via the exons ATGCAGAACCCTGGCGGCCACCACGCTAGCCCGGCCTCGGCGGCCAAGTCCAAGTCCtcgaccgctgccgccgcgtcggcgtcgggccAGGGGagctcccaccaccaccaccaccaccactccggcggcggcggcggcggcggcggcggcgccgacgcgtcCGCCACCACCCTCAAGCGCAAGCGCGGCGTCTTCCAGAAAGACC TGCAGCACATGATGTACGGATTTGGGGATGATCCAAAT CCGCTTCCAGAAACTGTTGCACTTGTGGAGGACATTGTTGTAGAATATGTCACTGACCTG GTCCACAAGGCCCAGAACGTTGCATCAAAGAGGGGCAAGCTCTTGACAGAAGATTTTCTTTACCTCATTCGCAAG GATGTGCGGAAACTGCACCGTGCCACTGAGCTACTCTCCATGAATGAAGAGCTCAAGCAGGCAAGAAAAGCTTTTGATGTGAATGAAGAGACATTGGCAACAAATAACGAGTGA